From one Pedobacter faecalis genomic stretch:
- a CDS encoding glycoside hydrolase family 43 protein codes for MKTFTKHIFLIVLFAVSVLHAGAQNSIQAVIPGDFADPSVIRKGSQYYAIGTSSEWAPHFPIYTSKNLKDWKQTGFVFDVKPEWTSSSFWAPEYYYHNGTYYVYYTARRKSDNVSCIGVATSKFPDRGFKDHGIIVAHGKEAIDAFIFNDNGQLYMTYKAYGLDGRPIEILGSKLSDDGLKLEGETFTMMKDNNGIGLEGQSILKKDDYYYLFYSVGNCCGAKCDYNVRIARSKSFMGPYENDPANPALQENADWKCSGHGTFVNSTDGKYYYLYHAYNKHTNVYTGRQGMLAELQWQGQNQWPVFKTLSADRPNAELHISDRFAGSSPAKHWQWDFRNSTPVVKQHKKQLHLSGIIKSDNPSGIVYTVRPAQLGYEISTTVTNQNASQKGLVVYGDANASIGVSIAGTEIQFWMVKDNKRKVISKAMAGQPSAHIRQNAAVPVSLKLTVSDQLDCKAYWKQGSGEWQALPTSNAVSVSFLPPWDRSPRAGLHFNGAAADEAVFSHFDLRYL; via the coding sequence ATGAAAACCTTTACAAAACATATTTTTCTGATCGTTCTTTTCGCCGTTTCTGTTTTGCATGCCGGCGCACAAAATAGTATACAGGCCGTAATACCGGGCGATTTCGCCGACCCCTCGGTGATCCGTAAAGGCAGTCAATACTATGCCATAGGCACCTCGTCCGAATGGGCACCGCATTTTCCAATATACACTTCAAAAAACCTGAAGGACTGGAAGCAAACGGGCTTTGTATTTGATGTAAAGCCCGAGTGGACTTCCTCATCGTTTTGGGCGCCGGAGTATTACTATCATAACGGCACCTATTACGTTTACTATACAGCCCGCCGAAAGTCGGACAACGTCTCCTGTATAGGTGTGGCAACTTCCAAATTCCCTGACAGGGGATTTAAAGATCATGGAATCATCGTGGCGCATGGAAAAGAAGCCATTGATGCCTTTATCTTCAATGATAACGGTCAGTTATATATGACATATAAGGCTTACGGACTAGACGGCCGGCCGATTGAGATCCTGGGCAGCAAGTTATCGGACGACGGCCTGAAACTTGAAGGCGAAACCTTCACCATGATGAAAGACAACAATGGTATCGGCCTGGAGGGACAGAGTATCCTTAAAAAGGACGATTATTACTATCTCTTTTATTCTGTAGGAAACTGCTGCGGGGCAAAGTGCGATTACAATGTTAGGATTGCGCGCTCAAAATCGTTCATGGGGCCTTATGAGAATGATCCTGCAAACCCTGCTTTGCAGGAAAATGCGGACTGGAAATGTTCTGGTCACGGTACGTTCGTGAATTCGACGGATGGTAAATACTATTATCTTTATCATGCATATAACAAACATACCAACGTATACACGGGTCGCCAGGGCATGCTGGCCGAACTCCAATGGCAAGGACAAAACCAATGGCCAGTGTTCAAGACGTTGTCAGCCGATCGTCCAAATGCTGAACTCCATATTTCTGATCGTTTTGCTGGCAGCAGCCCGGCAAAGCATTGGCAGTGGGACTTCCGCAATTCCACACCTGTGGTTAAACAGCACAAAAAGCAGCTTCATTTATCCGGTATAATAAAGTCAGATAACCCAAGCGGCATCGTTTATACCGTACGTCCGGCACAACTCGGATATGAGATCAGTACTACCGTTACAAATCAAAATGCTTCGCAGAAAGGTTTGGTCGTTTACGGCGATGCCAACGCATCAATAGGTGTGAGTATCGCCGGAACCGAAATCCAGTTCTGGATGGTAAAAGACAACAAGCGTAAGGTCATAAGCAAAGCCATGGCTGGTCAGCCTTCAGCGCACATCAGGCAGAATGCAGCTGTCCCTGTTAGTTTGAAACTGACTGTTAGCGATCAGCTTGATTGCAAAGCCTATTGGAAACAGGGCTCGGGTGAGTGGCAGGCGCTTCCAACAAGCAATGCAGTATCAGTCAGCTTCCTTCCGCCATGGGACAGAAGTCCGCGCGCAGGTTTGCATTTCAATGGCGCGGCGGCTGATGAAGCTGTGTTCAGTCATTTCGATCTGAGATACCTTTAA
- a CDS encoding head GIN domain-containing protein: MIKRLFFFAVIVSALNQGVRASEKDQPVLVSPVSGVQTNLKSFKGIVATGPITVIVTMGDTESIRFEGDADAISSLSGEVQGSLLVVRPDISIKSWAKKYEGKKIIAHVTAKTLTSLTVSGNGSLTVKGAVHAAELATSLSGSGTIEAEVDADKVTATLSGSGTIRLTGNASDLNARISGSGSVYAHVSDTIKALISGSGMVYYAGNPNIEQKVFGKGSVEKM; the protein is encoded by the coding sequence ATGATTAAAAGATTATTTTTCTTCGCGGTGATTGTGTCTGCCCTGAATCAGGGTGTGCGTGCTTCTGAAAAAGACCAGCCTGTTCTCGTATCGCCTGTTTCTGGCGTTCAGACCAACCTTAAAAGCTTTAAAGGGATTGTCGCAACCGGGCCGATAACGGTGATTGTCACGATGGGTGACACGGAAAGCATCCGCTTTGAAGGCGATGCGGATGCGATTTCTTCGCTAAGCGGAGAAGTTCAGGGAAGTTTGCTTGTGGTAAGGCCAGACATCAGCATAAAAAGCTGGGCAAAAAAATATGAGGGCAAAAAGATCATTGCTCATGTGACGGCAAAAACGCTAACCAGCCTAACGGTGAGTGGAAATGGGAGTCTGACTGTGAAGGGCGCTGTGCACGCTGCTGAACTCGCGACTTCGTTAAGCGGGTCGGGCACCATAGAAGCCGAAGTTGATGCAGATAAGGTTACAGCTACGCTGAGCGGGTCAGGAACTATACGTCTGACTGGAAATGCATCAGATTTAAACGCACGCATTAGCGGATCTGGCTCGGTGTATGCGCATGTGAGCGACACGATCAAGGCGCTGATCAGTGGCTCGGGCATGGTTTATTACGCAGGAAACCCCAACATCGAGCAAAAAGTGTTTGGCAAAGGCAGCGTAGAAAAGATGTAA
- a CDS encoding carbohydrate kinase family protein, with the protein MIRQGILVAGNWIIDKVKLIDVYPEEEKLVNISSEHNSNGGSAYNVLMALVKLGSSFPLSALGLVGADPRGEQIVEHCRRLQIDTRQLRTMPGAHTSYTDVMTVAGTGKRTFFHQRGANAQLDIEHFNFEVSNARIFHLGYLLLLDQLDKIEDNGVTRASKVFGAARSKGFVTSADIVSERSDRFRSVVPSALPHIDYLFVNEFEACKITGIQTTDESGQAIKAQCFQAAEKIIGMGVKQWVLLHFPEGVTAVSASGEKLFQPSVNLPASQIAGAVGAGDAFAAGVLMGVHEGWPMEHCLKLGICAAASSLFHATSSDGIISKEECLKLPAKYGLRD; encoded by the coding sequence ATGATCAGGCAAGGCATTCTCGTAGCCGGCAACTGGATCATTGATAAGGTTAAGCTTATCGATGTCTATCCGGAAGAGGAAAAGCTGGTCAATATATCTTCCGAACATAACAGCAACGGCGGTTCGGCGTACAACGTTTTAATGGCGCTTGTTAAACTGGGCTCAAGTTTTCCCCTTTCGGCGCTCGGACTCGTGGGCGCCGACCCGCGTGGTGAACAGATCGTCGAGCATTGCCGGCGATTGCAGATCGATACGCGCCAGCTCCGGACAATGCCCGGGGCTCATACCTCCTACACAGACGTAATGACGGTCGCCGGTACTGGAAAAAGAACGTTTTTTCATCAGCGCGGGGCCAACGCACAGCTCGATATTGAGCACTTTAACTTTGAAGTTTCAAACGCCCGTATCTTCCATCTTGGATACCTTCTTCTGCTCGATCAGCTCGATAAAATTGAAGATAACGGCGTCACCCGTGCTTCAAAGGTTTTTGGAGCGGCGCGCAGCAAAGGATTCGTCACCTCAGCCGATATCGTAAGCGAGCGGTCGGACAGGTTTAGAAGTGTGGTGCCATCCGCACTACCACATATCGACTATCTCTTCGTCAATGAGTTTGAAGCATGTAAGATCACGGGGATACAAACCACTGATGAATCTGGTCAGGCCATAAAAGCACAATGTTTTCAGGCTGCGGAAAAGATCATCGGCATGGGCGTAAAGCAGTGGGTATTGCTTCATTTCCCGGAGGGTGTAACTGCGGTAAGCGCTTCGGGAGAAAAGCTTTTCCAGCCATCCGTTAACCTGCCCGCCTCACAAATCGCTGGGGCAGTAGGGGCAGGCGACGCTTTTGCAGCGGGTGTACTGATGGGTGTGCATGAAGGCTGGCCTATGGAGCACTGCCTTAAATTAGGGATATGCGCAGCCGCTTCAAGTCTTTTTCACGCAACTTCGTCAGATGGTATCATCTCCAAGGAAGAATGCCTGAAGCTGCCGGCCAAATATGGTCTGCGCGACTAA
- a CDS encoding D-lyxose/D-mannose family sugar isomerase yields MKRSEINNTIKHATAFFKHHGWALPPEPRWDVTDFGLADFLKCGLALVNLAEEEEYCEKLMYAQKNQVTPAHTHLKKKEDIICRTGVLIVQLWRNDPRQDSGSGVMQVKVNGQMRDLQSGDKLSLRSGERVTILPGIWHEFYPESDECIIGEVSTANDDINDNFFTDSRIGRFSEIDEDEPAILKLLSDK; encoded by the coding sequence ATGAAAAGATCAGAAATTAATAACACCATAAAGCACGCTACCGCTTTTTTTAAGCATCACGGATGGGCGCTGCCGCCGGAACCGAGATGGGACGTAACCGACTTTGGTTTAGCCGATTTTCTAAAATGCGGACTGGCTTTGGTAAACCTGGCCGAAGAGGAGGAATACTGTGAAAAGTTGATGTATGCACAGAAGAATCAGGTAACCCCGGCCCATACGCACCTAAAGAAGAAGGAAGACATTATCTGCCGCACGGGAGTTCTTATCGTACAGCTCTGGCGTAATGATCCGCGACAAGACAGTGGGTCCGGTGTAATGCAGGTTAAGGTGAACGGCCAAATGCGAGATCTTCAGTCGGGTGATAAGCTGTCACTGAGATCGGGCGAACGGGTCACTATTTTGCCTGGCATATGGCATGAGTTCTACCCTGAATCAGATGAATGCATCATCGGAGAAGTTTCTACGGCAAATGATGATATTAACGACAATTTCTTCACCGATAGCAGGATCGGGCGTTTTTCGGAGATCGATGAAGACGAACCTGCGATCTTAAAATTACTTAGCGACAAATGA
- a CDS encoding Gfo/Idh/MocA family protein has translation MKRINIGIIGGGLMGKEAAGAFGRWFTLNNFPVRVALTAVCDLNEQVLAWYKAVPGVELLTTDYRELLEHPGVDIVYVALPHHLHRQVYIDVLAAGKDLLAEKPFGIDLEAAVEIRKAAESYGRFVRCSSEMPFLPGPQRVIEEVTSGRLGKIIEIKAGFLHSSDLDPTKPINWKRQVQYCGEIGVMGDLGMHVLHVPLRLGWKPVTIYAQLQGIITERPDGAGGVAACDTWNNATLSASVEIDGNLVPMSLETKRIAPGETNTWYIEVLGTAGGVKYSTKNTKTLWTFRADKSGQQWQQTDLGFKGIPFPTVTGAIFEPGFSDCFMQMLAAYVAEREGRLEGRFGCVTPDEAVASHQVFLAALRSHKKNTVEHVTYDQQMQQV, from the coding sequence ATGAAGCGGATTAACATAGGTATTATTGGCGGGGGACTCATGGGAAAGGAAGCCGCCGGTGCTTTCGGACGCTGGTTCACACTTAACAACTTTCCTGTTCGGGTTGCGCTTACCGCCGTCTGCGATTTGAATGAGCAGGTGCTTGCCTGGTATAAGGCTGTTCCGGGTGTCGAACTTCTTACTACAGACTATCGGGAATTGCTCGAACATCCAGGTGTCGACATTGTATATGTGGCGCTTCCGCATCACCTTCACAGGCAGGTATACATCGATGTGCTGGCGGCGGGCAAAGATCTTCTTGCCGAGAAACCGTTCGGAATAGATCTTGAAGCTGCAGTCGAGATAAGGAAAGCAGCAGAATCATACGGACGGTTTGTGCGCTGCTCTTCTGAAATGCCCTTTTTGCCCGGTCCACAGCGTGTCATAGAAGAAGTGACCTCCGGTCGCCTCGGAAAGATCATTGAAATCAAAGCTGGCTTTCTGCATTCCAGTGATCTGGATCCAACGAAACCGATCAACTGGAAACGCCAGGTGCAATATTGCGGCGAGATAGGTGTGATGGGCGATCTTGGTATGCATGTCTTACATGTGCCTTTGCGTCTGGGCTGGAAACCAGTCACCATCTACGCGCAGTTGCAGGGTATCATTACAGAGCGGCCTGATGGGGCAGGGGGTGTTGCAGCGTGCGATACTTGGAACAATGCCACACTCTCTGCCAGCGTAGAAATAGACGGGAATCTGGTGCCAATGAGCCTCGAAACCAAACGTATTGCTCCTGGCGAGACCAATACCTGGTATATCGAAGTGCTTGGTACGGCAGGCGGTGTAAAGTATAGCACCAAAAATACCAAGACTTTATGGACCTTTAGGGCCGACAAAAGCGGCCAGCAATGGCAGCAAACCGATCTTGGATTTAAGGGAATTCCCTTTCCAACAGTAACCGGCGCGATATTCGAGCCGGGTTTTTCGGATTGCTTTATGCAGATGCTCGCGGCCTATGTAGCCGAAAGAGAGGGACGTCTGGAAGGCAGGTTCGGATGTGTGACGCCCGATGAGGCGGTGGCAAGTCACCAGGTGTTTCTCGCCGCTCTTCGTTCGCATAAGAAGAATACGGTAGAACACGTGACATATGACCAGCAAATGCAACAAGTATGA
- a CDS encoding class I fructose-bisphosphate aldolase has translation MIQYRLNRLFNSKSGNCFDVAIDHGFFNEAAFLQGIENISSAVNTLVDAGPDAIQLTVGQAHYLQSIAGRQKPSLVLRTDVANVYGRELPRALFSRMIDQPVEQALRLDAACVVVNLFAIPGQPEVTDQCVTNILRIKPLCEQYGMPLMIEPLVFRPNSEAGGYMVDGDPNKIVPLVRQGVELGADIIKADPTDDVHEYFRVVETAGRIPVLVRGGGKAADRDILERTYQLMQQGVRGIVYGRNVIQHANPAGMTQALMAIVHDGALPQDVYSLITNQN, from the coding sequence ATGATACAATACCGATTAAACAGATTATTCAATAGTAAGTCAGGCAACTGCTTCGATGTTGCCATCGACCATGGATTTTTCAATGAGGCAGCATTTTTACAGGGCATTGAAAACATCAGTTCAGCCGTGAATACCCTGGTCGATGCAGGGCCCGACGCCATCCAGTTAACTGTCGGACAGGCACACTACCTTCAGTCTATCGCAGGCAGGCAAAAGCCGTCCTTGGTATTGCGTACCGACGTGGCCAATGTATATGGCAGGGAATTGCCACGAGCCTTGTTCAGTCGCATGATCGACCAGCCTGTGGAGCAAGCTCTCCGGCTCGATGCAGCCTGTGTGGTAGTCAATCTTTTCGCAATACCCGGTCAGCCCGAGGTTACCGATCAGTGCGTTACAAACATTTTGAGGATTAAACCTCTTTGTGAACAATACGGTATGCCCCTGATGATCGAGCCCCTTGTTTTCCGGCCCAACAGCGAAGCAGGCGGGTATATGGTCGACGGTGACCCAAATAAAATCGTGCCGCTGGTGCGGCAAGGGGTCGAACTTGGTGCCGATATCATTAAGGCCGATCCGACCGACGACGTACACGAGTATTTTAGGGTTGTCGAGACCGCCGGAAGAATTCCTGTGCTCGTGAGGGGTGGCGGCAAGGCGGCCGACCGGGACATCCTGGAGCGAACTTACCAGCTTATGCAGCAGGGCGTCAGGGGTATTGTTTACGGAAGAAATGTGATCCAGCATGCAAACCCTGCGGGCATGACCCAGGCGTTAATGGCCATCGTACATGATGGCGCACTTCCGCAAGATGTGTACAGCCTGATCACCAATCAAAACTAA